GGACCGCCGTATAGGTTATATTGGCGGCGCGGGTATTGCGGCTTTGTGCATAGCTCTTTTTGCGCCGAATGAGTGGGCAGAACAAATTATTACCACATTCGGCACCGTCATGCTGATCGTGGCGCATATCCTCAATATCAGAAGACGCGCAGCCTGATGAAGGTCAACACTTCGGAACGCAAACGTCGCCGTGCCGAAGTGCTTGACCAGATTGTCGAGACAATCATAAACGAGGCACCGGTCCCCATCGGCGCCTATACCATATCGGAGCACAGCGCGCGGCACAGCGAAAATATAGGCCAGAAACTGGCCCCGACACAGGTCTATCGCAGCATCACTCGCCTGGTCGAGGCCGGACGCATCACCCATCTGGTGTCATGCAACGCCTATGCGCCTGCACGCAACGATCCGGCCATTCATCTGCTGTGTGCAGAGTGCAACCAGCATCAGCCTGTAGCCGATGATCAGGTAGCAATGATGCTGCGCCGAATGTGCGCCCGTTCGGGCTTCACAGACCGGGAAATCCATGTAGAGCTCACCGGACTTTGCCCCGATTGCTGCGCTAGACAAGACGCATAGACTAATATATCATGACGTGACCATCAGGAGTCTAGTCACAATGATCCGTACCAAACGGCATATTGCCTCATGCGTTGCACTTGCTGTGCTGGCGCAATTTGCTGCATCACAGCCCGCCTTTGCCTGCGACATGCACGGCGATATGGGCTTTGGGCGGATGAACCCTTTCCTGGCGATGCGCAGCAAGCATTTTGACGACGCCATGCCGTCGCTGGACGATTCTCAAGTCAGCATCAACGAGGAAGAGGCTGCTGACATTACGCTTCGGGCCATTTCCAGTAATCCGGACACGGAAGATACCGATGCCACCGAGGTAACAGAAAAGCCGGACGAGGAAAACGGCGACGCTGACAAGACAGCAACCGAAAACACTTCAGCCCAAGCCTGACGGCAAATTGACGATGCTCCTTGCCGTTGATGGGATAAGCAAATCCTACAGTGACAATGCGATACTCGATGGCCTGTCCTTCTCGCTGGATCAAGGTCAGCATGCCTTGTTGCTTGGCCCGTCAGGCTCGGGCAAATCCACCCTGCTGAACATCATATGTGGTCTGCAACAGCCCGATAGCGGCACTGTACAGATTGACGGCGAAACCATCGCCGATGGCGCAGGTGCGCAGCAGAATGACGCCGTGCGCCGCCGGTCACTGGGCATTGTTTTCCAGACACTGCGCCTGGTATCGGCGCTGACCCTGCGCGCCAATCTTGAACTTGCACAACGGTTGCAATGCGGATCCATCGATGGCGCGGTCATCGATGATTGCCTTGACCGCCTTGATATCGCCGGTCGCGCCAATGCCAAGCCGCATCAGCTCAGCCAGGGTGAAGCGCAACGCGCGGCGATAGCACGCGCCATAGTCGTAAAGCCGCAGCTGCTTATTGCCGATGAGCCGACATCGGCGCTCGATGGCGAAAATGCCGCGCGTGTGGCCCGGCTGCTGCTCGACATGGCCAGCAGTGTCGAGGCCGGTCTGCTGATCGCTACCCATGATGAGCGGCTACAGAGCTTCTTTCCCAATGCTTTCCGGCTTGCTGAAGGGAAGGTGTCGCCATGCTGAGCCTCGCCCTTGCCTATCTGCGGGACCGCCCGCTCACCAGCGCGCTCAATATCCTGTTGCTGGCGATTTCGGTGGCCATGCTGGTATTGCTACTGCAATTTGCCAGCCAGTCGGCCGAGCGGTTCGAACGCGATGCGCGCGGCATCGACCTGGTTGTCGGCGCGAAAGGGTCGCCATTGCAGCTTATCCTTTCGAGCGTGTTCCACATCGACCAGCCGACCGGCAATATCCCGCTAGACAGTCTGGAGCGGTTTCGCCGCGACCCAGCGGTGGCGCGTGTGGTGCCACTCGCACTGGGCGATAATTTCGAAGGCTATCGCATTGTCGGCACCGATGCTGCTTTTCTGGAATTGCACCAGGCGGAAATAGCCGAGGGCAAGATGTTCGATGGCACCGCCCAGGCGGTCATGGGTGCTCAGGTTGCCGTCGAAACCGGTGCCACGCTGGGACAGAAATTTATCGGCAGCCATGGCCTTGCGGAAGATGATGACGGCGCCAGTGATCACGACCATGCACCGTTTGAGACCGTTGGCATATTGCGGCCAACCGGCTCGGTCGTCGACCGGTTGATCCTGACCTCGGTCGAGAGTGTCTGGGACGTGCATGGCATCGAACATGACCATGAAGAAGAGGGTCATCATGATCATGATGACACCGATGATCACGACCATGACGTCAAGGACGATCATGATCATGAAAAGGCTGAACATGGCGAGGATCATGATCACGATAAAGACCATGACCATGAAGCCCATCACGGCGAAGACCATGATCATGACGCCGATCATGACCATGATAAAGCGCATGAACATGAAGAGCATGGCGATGAAGGCCATGATCATGACGAGGATATAACAGCGACCAACAGCGCAGAGAGTGTAGATGACAGCGCTGCATCGTCCATGCGCCGGGGCGGAGCGCTTCTTCAGGACAGCCGCACCGAGCTGGAACCGGAACTCACCGCACTGCTGATCACTTATCGCAATGCGTCAGGCGCGATTCGCATTCCCTCAATGGTCAATCGCCAGACCGCCTTGCAGGCTGCGGTCCCGGCGACAGAGACCGCCCGGCTGCTAGACCTTCTCGGCGTCAGCTTTGACGGCGCGCGCCTCTTTGCCTGGTTGCTGGCGGGTGTTGGCGGGCTGGCGATCTTTGTCGCACTGTTTTCCATGGCGCGATCCCGCGAGGGCGATCTGGCGCTGTTGCGCGTGATGGGCGCCACCCGGTCGCAGCTCTTCGGCACCATCATGCTTGAGGGGCTTGTTACCGCCGCCCTCGGCGCACTGCTCGGCTGGGTCGCCGCGCATGCCCTGCTCTCGCTTGCGCGCCAGAACTTCCCGGCGATGCAGGATCTGGGCCTGACCGCATGGCAGCCGGTCGCAGCGGAAGCACTGATCATAGGTGCCGTGCTGCTGATCGGCGTTATCGCCGCCGCCATCCCCGCCTGGCGGGTGATGCGGGTCGATCCCGCATCGGTACTCGCCAGAGCGCAATAATATCTCTATATAGCAAATCAGAGGGTGATTATGTCAGGAGACAAAGAATGACGATCAGAAAGGCATTGGTGCTGGCAACTGCAGCAGCCACGCTTTGTCTACCCCTCTCAGGCACATCGGCGGTTCCGTCCTATAAGGATGGCGGGAAGGCCCCAGAACCTGTCGAAGATATATGGAAACCGGCGGCAACACCCAAAGGCGGTATCTCGTGGACAACCCTGGAGGCCACGGGCGAAACAACGCGCCGCGACGATGAAGGCTATATCCTGTCAAAACCCAAATTCACGCCAAAGGTGAAGTCGCTGGCGGGCAAGCGCATCAAGGTCGCCGGATGGATGATGCCGCTGGAGAACAGCGCCCAGCAGAAACATTTCGTGCTGCTCGCCTATCCGCCCGGCTGTCCGTTCCATTTCCATGCCATGCCCAATCAGTTTATCGAGGTCTATGCCGACAAGCCGTTCAAGACCAATGAGCGGACATCCTTTGTGGTCTCCGGTGTGCTCGAGCTGACCGGCTATGATGAAAGCGGTATCTTCTACCGGATGAAGCAGGCCCGACCGAGCATCTAGCTCCAGCCGGAGCTGGACTGCAGCCGCATCGCGTAAGTGTTTCGAGCTTATTGTTCCGCCCGTCTGGCGGCATAAAAGCATGCCAGAATCATGATTGTGTTGCCGATCCCGTCGGCAACACCGCCCAGCGGAGTCAGCACCGGGTCGATCAATGTGAACCAGATATTGAACGCCAGAAACCCGATCAGCATCAGGCCATAGGCAATAAAGGTCGTCCGGGTAAAATTGGCCGTGGCGGCAAAGACACCGGCGATCAGTGCCTGGGCACCGAAGCACCCCATGACAAATGCGAGCGCGGGTCCATTGCGATATTCCTCACGCAGGCACAGTTGAATGACGCTGTCGGGCAGCAACAGTGCCCAGCCTCCAAGGATGAAGAACACGAACGCAATCAATAGCTGTATCTGCCTGGTCCGCATGCCGCTCTCCCTCACAGTTCAGCCACGCTTTATGCGCCTCAAAAAGGACTGACCGTTTCATACAATACAATTATCTATGTTATTGAAAGCGTAACCACAAAGGTCAACGCGCCCTGTGCGTGATGACACACCCGATTGCTTCGAATTTCGGCAGAGCAGCCTGGCTGTGCCGTTTTGCCACGGTTTTGTGACCAGCAGCAGGTCACATGCCATGTTTTGTAGCTGAATCAATCAAGGGGATGTCATATGTCTGGCCGTTACAATAGCGTAGTTCGTTCTTTCCTGCTGGCGACAAGTGCCGCTTCCATAGCGCTGGCGATGCCGGCCCTTGCCTCAGCACCCGATGCTGTGCTGCAACCTGCCGGAGGAAATACCATCTATCTGGCGGACAATATCGCGCTGCCCGACTGGCGCTCGCCGCTGACATTTGCATTTGCGGGGCCGTCCGGGGAACTGTCGGGCCTGCATCTTGTATCGATAGAGGTGGCGGATAGCGACCTCGTGAATCAACGTGAGGATGCAGATAACGCGGATGAGGAAGCCGATAACGACAGCGACTCAACCCTGCTCCTGGCCAATGAAAATCAGCCACAGGGCGCAGGTCCGGCCTGTGAAGAATCGGTAGGACTGGAATGCGGAAGCGGGTCGACGACTGGCATCAATGGAGACTCAACAGCCATCGGCGTGAATGCGTCTGTTACGGGTGCTGATGGAACGGCTGTTGGCGATAGTGCAACAGCTGATAGCGCCGCAACAGCGCTGGGTAATGAAGCCAGTGCGACCGGCGGATTCTCCACGGCGATCGGACAGGCGGCAAGTGCATCCGGCGCGGACTCAATCGCTGTGGGGTCATTATCCGATGCGACGCAGGACGGCGCCATCGCCATCGGCACTGACAGCATCAGTGATGCAGGCGGTGACGGCGCGCAGGCTATCGCCGAACGGGCCATCGCCATCGGCCAGGATAGTGCTGCCAATCAGGCGGACTCCGTCGCACTCGGCGCAGCGGCAGGCACGGCTGGTGCGCGCGCCATTGCAATAGGCAGCCAGTCAAATGCCGCCGGAACCGACTCCATTGCGATTGGCAGCTTCGGGGGAGACGCGGACGGTGTGACGGCGCGTGCCGGCGGTACCCGGTCCATTGCCATTGGCACAGAAGCGCAAACCAACAATTCGGAAGCGATTGCTATAGGCGATAATGCCAATGCTTCTGACCTGGCATCTATCGCCATTGGTGATGCGGCATCAGCAACCCAGATCAGCGCGCTGGCAGTGGGGGATGATGCTGCAGCGACTGGCAGCCGTGCTGTTGCTATTGGCCGGGCCGGGTCGGCCAGTGGCAATTTCTCCATTGCCCTTGGCACCGATGATACAGACGCCGACACTATTGGCGCTGTTGCTGCGGGAGAACGCGCCATTGCGCTCGGTTCCGACACCAGTGCCGCTGGTCTCAACGCCATCGCCATTGGCAGCCGCGCCAGCGGCTCCATGGAAGGCGCGATTGCGATTGGCGGCGATGGTGTTGATGTAGGCGATGAAGGCGCGCAGGCGCTTGGCGAGGGAGCCATAGCCTTGGGGCTGGATGCTGCAGCGGGCAATGACGGCGCCATAGCCATTGGTGAGGAAGCCCAGGTCACAACCGGCAGCATTGCTTTAGGACGCGGCGCCGATGCGCTGGCGTTGCGCACCATATCTATCGGCGGCAATACCAGCGCAACGGCCGATAATGCGATAGCCATCGGCATTGCGACCGATGCAACCGGGGCTGGTGCCATTGCGCTTGGTGTGGCTACGACCGCGAGCGAGTCCTCTACAATAGCGATTGGCCAGAGTGCCAACGCAGCAGACACGGGCGCAACCGTTGTCGGCTCCGGCGCGACCGCAACAGCCAGCAGCAGCACGGCTTTTGGTTTTAGCAGCGATGCGACAGGCAACAGTACTGTGGCAATCGGGGCAAGCAGCCAGGCTTCGGGGAGCGAATCTTTCGCTGCAGGTGTCGGCAGCAATACGGCAGGGCAATCCAGCATTGCCATTGGTGCCAGAACCGATGCCACCATGCTAGGCGGTATTGCGATAGGCGGTGACGGGGATGATACGGACTTTGATGGTGCACAGGCGACGGACGTCGGCAGCATCGCGCTTGGACTGGACTCAGCATCAAGCGACAGCAATGCCATTGCCATTGGGTCGGAAAGTGTTGCGTCCGGCACCAGCGCTGTCGCATTGGGTCGAGGTGCAACTGCATCGTCAATTTTCGGAGTCGCTATCGGTGCCAGTGCGGAGGCAACCCGCGGCAGTGCCATTGCCATTGGGGTGAGTGCTGATGCCACGCAGGGTGACGCGATCTCGATAGGTAGTTTGAGTACAGCGAGCCAGCTTAACAGCATCGCCATTGGCGCTGATACCGTGGCCGGTGGGTCGGGTGCGGTCGCCATTGGCGGCAATGGCAATGATGGCGGAACCGATGGTGCCATGGCCACGGGTCCGCGTTCTGTTGCCGTTGGCGCTGATGCCGAGGCGACCGCCAGCGAGGCCGTTGCCATTGGCGATAATGCACTGGCCAGCAATGTCTCGTCGACAGCCATTGGTGACGGCAGCGAAGCGACCGGCCTTGCAAGTTTTTCTGGCGGCGCACGTAGTGATGCCATTGGCGAAGGGGCTATTGCGATTGGCGGCGATACAGGCGATGTGGGTTTTGAAGGTGCACAGGCGACGGCGGATCGGGCTATCGCCTTTGGTGCAGACAGCGTCGCTTCGCAGGCGGACAGCATCGCCATTGGCAGCAACGCAAGCGTTACCGCACTTAATTCGGTTGCTCTGGGCGCGGGCTCGGTTGCGACGGTGGCGAATACGGTATCGGTTGGCGCTGTTGGTAGCGAGCGTCGCATTGTCAATGTTGCGCAGGGCAGTGACGGCACCGATGCGGTCAATCTGGATCAGCTTAATGCCGCGATTGCCGGGGTGTCCGGCGGCGGGATTGATCTGAACGGTGGCGGGATAAACTCGGCGGTCGTGGGTGACAATGCAGTTGCTTCTGCGAACAACACAACGGCTGTTGGCGATCAGGCTGAGGCGGTTGGCAATAATGCGACCGCTTTGGGCTATCTTGCCGACGCGGGCGCCGCCGGGGCCACGGCGCTGGGCCGTAGTGCGGATGCAGCTGGCGCGTCTTCTGTCGCGGTGGGTCTCAATGCATCGGCCGCCAACACCTTTGGTCTGGCGCTGGGTGCGGACAGCAGTTCAAGCGGTGTCAGCGCAATAGCGATCGGCCGTCAGGCGAGTGCTGCCGGGTCCAATGCGACGGCAATCGGTCTTAACAGCGATGCTGTTGGCAACAACTCGACCGCCATCGGCAATGAGACCGAAGCCGGCACCAGCGCCACCGCCATTGGTCGTGAGGCGGTTGCCACAGGTGATGGTGCTTCCGCCTTCTCACCCTTTTCGATGGCGACAGGTAATCAGTCGAGTGCGTTCGGCTTTTCCTCGCAAGCGACCGCTGCCTTTGCCTCGGCCTTCGGCAACAGTGCCATAGCGAGTCATAACGGCGCCACCGCCATTGGCTTCAATGCACAGACGGTGGGCGTGAACAGCATCGTCATCGGCACGACGGTGAACACCGTCTATCTGCCGGGTCTGGCCAATGGTCTGGCACCGGGGGAACAGGGCAATGTGGTGATCAACGCAGATGGCAGCCTGACCACGGTGCCGCTTGCCGGCCCGACAATGGCCAGTGCGCCGGTCCCGGCAGCGCCTGCTGCGGCTGCACCGGCAGCGGCACCGCAACCGGCGGCCACACCGGCGCCGGCTCCTGCAACCAATGTGGCTGAGGCACCGACGCCTGCTGCGACACCGGCACCTGCAACACCGACAACGCCTGCAACTCCGGCGGCAGAGCTCGCTACAGCC
Above is a genomic segment from Pseudomonadota bacterium containing:
- a CDS encoding transcriptional repressor, which translates into the protein MKVNTSERKRRRAEVLDQIVETIINEAPVPIGAYTISEHSARHSENIGQKLAPTQVYRSITRLVEAGRITHLVSCNAYAPARNDPAIHLLCAECNQHQPVADDQVAMMLRRMCARSGFTDREIHVELTGLCPDCCARQDA
- a CDS encoding ATP-binding cassette domain-containing protein, with the protein product MLLAVDGISKSYSDNAILDGLSFSLDQGQHALLLGPSGSGKSTLLNIICGLQQPDSGTVQIDGETIADGAGAQQNDAVRRRSLGIVFQTLRLVSALTLRANLELAQRLQCGSIDGAVIDDCLDRLDIAGRANAKPHQLSQGEAQRAAIARAIVVKPQLLIADEPTSALDGENAARVARLLLDMASSVEAGLLIATHDERLQSFFPNAFRLAEGKVSPC
- a CDS encoding FtsX-like permease family protein — translated: MLSLALAYLRDRPLTSALNILLLAISVAMLVLLLQFASQSAERFERDARGIDLVVGAKGSPLQLILSSVFHIDQPTGNIPLDSLERFRRDPAVARVVPLALGDNFEGYRIVGTDAAFLELHQAEIAEGKMFDGTAQAVMGAQVAVETGATLGQKFIGSHGLAEDDDGASDHDHAPFETVGILRPTGSVVDRLILTSVESVWDVHGIEHDHEEEGHHDHDDTDDHDHDVKDDHDHEKAEHGEDHDHDKDHDHEAHHGEDHDHDADHDHDKAHEHEEHGDEGHDHDEDITATNSAESVDDSAASSMRRGGALLQDSRTELEPELTALLITYRNASGAIRIPSMVNRQTALQAAVPATETARLLDLLGVSFDGARLFAWLLAGVGGLAIFVALFSMARSREGDLALLRVMGATRSQLFGTIMLEGLVTAALGALLGWVAAHALLSLARQNFPAMQDLGLTAWQPVAAEALIIGAVLLIGVIAAAIPAWRVMRVDPASVLARAQ
- a CDS encoding DUF3299 domain-containing protein, which gives rise to MTIRKALVLATAAATLCLPLSGTSAVPSYKDGGKAPEPVEDIWKPAATPKGGISWTTLEATGETTRRDDEGYILSKPKFTPKVKSLAGKRIKVAGWMMPLENSAQQKHFVLLAYPPGCPFHFHAMPNQFIEVYADKPFKTNERTSFVVSGVLELTGYDESGIFYRMKQARPSI